A section of the Clostridium sp. TW13 genome encodes:
- a CDS encoding VOC family protein → MSIKTLHHVCVQTQKYKESLDFYTRILGFEIVIETPDFHGRDFNTWLRLGTFMIELQTPKKGTEFNTYSSLSEGIVHLCFWVDDINEELSRIKNLGYKDFKIKNGEEIYKVEKGYLFKIKAPEGTEIEMRDTDI, encoded by the coding sequence ATGAGTATAAAAACATTACATCACGTATGTGTCCAAACGCAAAAATATAAGGAGTCTCTTGATTTCTATACTAGAATTCTTGGATTTGAAATAGTTATTGAAACACCTGATTTTCATGGTAGAGATTTTAATACCTGGCTTAGGTTGGGGACATTCATGATTGAATTACAAACACCCAAAAAAGGTACTGAATTTAATACATATAGTTCACTTAGTGAAGGAATAGTACATCTATGCTTTTGGGTGGACGATATTAATGAAGAATTAAGTAGAATAAAGAATTTAGGCTATAAAGATTTCAAAATAAAAAATGGTGAAGAAATATATAAAGTTGAAAAAGGGTATTTATTTAAGATTAAGGCTCCAGAGGGAACAGAAATTGAAATGAGAGATACAGATATATAA
- a CDS encoding cytidine deaminase family protein, translating to MIFDELYNIAKKTLNPRQISKNSSASSVAAAILTDKGNVYTGVCIDTPCSMGFCAEHAAIASMITAGENRIVKLVAVYKDGSIIPPCGRCREFICQIHDDNYKCAVMVRKDTIVTIDDLLPYSWERNNL from the coding sequence ATGATATTTGATGAATTATATAACATAGCAAAAAAAACTTTAAATCCACGACAAATATCTAAGAATTCTTCTGCGAGTTCTGTGGCAGCAGCTATTTTAACTGATAAAGGAAATGTTTATACAGGAGTATGTATAGATACACCTTGTTCTATGGGATTCTGTGCAGAACATGCTGCAATTGCTTCAATGATAACTGCTGGTGAGAATAGAATAGTAAAATTAGTAGCTGTGTATAAAGATGGATCAATAATTCCTCCTTGTGGTAGATGTAGAGAATTTATTTGTCAGATTCATGATGATAATTACAAGTGTGCAGTAATGGTTAGAAAAGACACAATTGTAACTATAGATGATTTGTTACCATATAGTTGGGAAAGAAATAATTTATGA
- a CDS encoding glycosyltransferase family 39 protein, with protein MLLIFLVFTSKIIDNFKNKLGSRAKEYIFLPIMLIMFFIQLMVGYRLSVNPSWDFGVVYRQALELSNTSGPVKANIYFVQYPNNIGLLILLAYYFKLLSFWGITNTLYFAIVLNIFFIDAAIIFLFLICKEIWNTKKAFLVLILCFIFMPYYTEVPIFYTDTTSITFITAIIYLYVIANKSEKAKKKTICFVFIGVLTALGFRLKATVAIILVATIIHMIFRKDKFLNKVIYTLVIIIAFIISMFLSGFAINSKLIISDYEKNRVQFPYTHWVMMGLQDVGFYNENDVQFTMERGPYDKKKAANIEVIEKRVNDYGFLGMAKHLTKKAAYTWGDGTYFAPHSLKLKPLVDTRLHKFVLPKGEYYYVFSYYSQVYHLVILFLILIVLYKKIKVSTLEDTFLIDISVFGLLIFLLIWETISRYLFNFTPLLMIIAIQGLDYIKSIPSINKILILNRK; from the coding sequence TTGTTATTAATTTTTTTAGTGTTTACATCTAAGATAATAGATAATTTTAAAAATAAACTTGGCTCAAGGGCAAAAGAATATATTTTTCTTCCTATAATGCTAATAATGTTTTTTATACAACTTATGGTTGGATATAGATTAAGTGTAAATCCTAGTTGGGATTTTGGAGTAGTATACAGACAAGCGTTAGAACTTTCAAATACATCTGGACCAGTTAAGGCTAATATATATTTTGTTCAATATCCTAATAATATTGGACTATTGATTCTTTTGGCATATTATTTTAAGTTATTAAGTTTTTGGGGGATAACAAACACTCTTTATTTTGCGATAGTACTTAATATATTTTTCATTGATGCTGCCATTATATTTTTATTCTTAATATGTAAAGAAATTTGGAATACAAAAAAAGCATTTTTGGTTCTTATTTTATGTTTTATTTTTATGCCATACTATACTGAAGTTCCGATTTTTTACACTGATACTACTTCAATAACATTTATAACGGCAATCATTTATTTATATGTGATTGCTAATAAATCAGAAAAAGCAAAAAAGAAAACTATTTGTTTTGTGTTTATTGGAGTACTTACAGCATTAGGGTTTAGATTAAAGGCTACAGTAGCTATTATATTGGTTGCGACTATTATTCATATGATATTTAGAAAAGATAAGTTTTTAAACAAAGTAATTTACACATTAGTAATTATTATTGCTTTCATAATTTCAATGTTTTTAAGTGGATTTGCAATTAATTCTAAATTAATTATTAGTGACTATGAAAAAAATAGAGTGCAATTTCCCTATACTCATTGGGTGATGATGGGGCTTCAAGACGTAGGGTTTTATAATGAAAATGATGTACAATTTACAATGGAACGTGGTCCATATGATAAAAAGAAAGCAGCTAATATTGAAGTTATAGAGAAACGAGTTAACGATTATGGTTTTTTAGGAATGGCAAAACATCTAACTAAAAAGGCTGCATATACTTGGGGAGATGGTACTTATTTTGCACCGCATAGTTTGAAACTTAAACCACTTGTAGATACTAGATTGCATAAATTTGTATTGCCAAAAGGTGAGTATTACTATGTTTTTAGTTATTACAGTCAAGTATATCATTTGGTAATTCTATTTTTAATTCTTATTGTTTTATATAAAAAAATTAAAGTTTCAACTTTAGAAGATACATTTTTAATAGATATTTCAGTTTTTGGGTTGTTGATATTTTTATTGATATGGGAAACAATTTCTAGGTATCTATTTAATTTCACACCATTGTTAATGATTATAGCAATTCAAGGATTGGATTATATTAAAAGTATTCCATCTATAAATAAAATATTAATACTGAATAGAAAATAG
- a CDS encoding MFS transporter encodes MKENKFKSFILFWLSQSISELGSSMTSFALIIWAYGKTNSAMSVSLMTFFSYLPYIIVSVFAGAFIDSHSKKKIMLWSDTIAALCSSTVLTLLVMGKLEVWYIYIINGINGFMNSFQSPASMVAVGIIVPEKKYTKASGMNSFSSSLLTFVTPMLAAFVSSFLGLQGVIIIDLSTFIFAVIILTFFISIPEQLMNETDKKDNIFNGCKEGMGFLFKHKGIWYVIISMAFLNFFSRLTYENILSPMILARSSGNSNILGIVSAVLGMGGIAGGLIVSLVKLPNSNAKLIYFSAAFSFAFGDLFMGIGQNVYVWCIAAIAASVPIPFIAAGQNVILYNEIPKEMQGRVFAVRNAVQYCTIPAGIVLGGVLADYVFEPFMLSHNKLAFLLQKVVGNGSGSGMAVMFLCTGILGFITSILWYRNKHIRAL; translated from the coding sequence ATGAAAGAAAATAAATTTAAAAGTTTTATATTATTTTGGCTAAGCCAATCAATATCAGAATTAGGAAGTTCTATGACCAGTTTTGCACTTATTATATGGGCATATGGGAAGACGAATTCTGCAATGTCAGTATCTCTAATGACGTTCTTTTCATATTTGCCATATATTATTGTTAGTGTTTTTGCAGGAGCATTTATAGATAGTCATAGCAAAAAAAAGATTATGTTATGGTCTGATACCATAGCAGCTTTATGCTCAAGCACTGTTTTAACATTGCTAGTTATGGGAAAGTTGGAAGTTTGGTATATTTATATTATAAATGGAATTAATGGGTTTATGAATTCTTTTCAGTCTCCAGCCTCTATGGTGGCAGTAGGTATTATAGTTCCAGAAAAAAAATATACAAAGGCTAGTGGAATGAATTCATTTTCTAGTTCATTACTTACCTTTGTTACTCCTATGCTTGCAGCATTTGTGAGTTCATTTTTAGGCTTGCAGGGTGTTATTATTATTGACTTAAGTACATTTATTTTTGCAGTGATTATTTTAACATTTTTTATTTCTATTCCAGAACAGTTAATGAATGAAACTGATAAAAAGGACAATATCTTTAATGGATGTAAAGAGGGAATGGGATTTCTTTTTAAGCATAAAGGAATATGGTATGTGATTATAAGTATGGCATTTTTAAACTTCTTTTCACGATTAACTTATGAAAATATTTTGTCCCCAATGATATTGGCTAGGAGTTCTGGCAATTCTAATATACTTGGTATCGTTAGTGCAGTTCTTGGCATGGGAGGTATTGCGGGAGGATTAATTGTTTCTTTAGTAAAGTTGCCAAATAGTAATGCTAAATTAATCTATTTTTCAGCTGCTTTTTCGTTCGCTTTTGGAGATTTATTTATGGGTATTGGGCAGAATGTATATGTTTGGTGTATTGCAGCAATTGCAGCTAGCGTACCCATACCATTTATAGCTGCAGGTCAAAATGTTATTTTATATAATGAGATTCCTAAAGAAATGCAAGGAAGAGTATTTGCAGTAAGAAATGCAGTACAATATTGTACTATACCTGCTGGTATAGTATTAGGAGGAGTTCTAGCTGATTATGTATTTGAACCTTTTATGCTTTCACATAATAAGCTTGCATTTCTATTACAAAAAGTTGTAGGTAATGGATCAGGAAGTGGAATGGCAGTTATGTTTTTGTGTACAGGAATCTTAGGTTTTATAACAAGTATTCTATGGTATAGGAATAAACATATTAGAGCTTTATAA
- a CDS encoding GNAT family N-acetyltransferase, protein MDNIISERLIIRRFKKEDWQDLFEYLSDEEVVKFEPYDIYSEQQAKEEAVNRSNNECFYAVCLKESGKVIGNLYFGKGDFDTWELGYVFNRKYQGNGYASESSKALIDHAFENLGVRRIIALCSDKNERSWKLMERLGMRREGLFLQNVTFKTDDDGQPIWFNSYEYAILKSEWNK, encoded by the coding sequence ATGGATAATATAATATCAGAGAGATTAATAATTAGAAGATTTAAGAAGGAAGATTGGCAAGATTTATTTGAATACTTATCAGATGAAGAGGTTGTAAAATTTGAACCTTATGATATTTATTCTGAACAGCAAGCTAAAGAAGAGGCAGTCAATAGGTCAAATAATGAATGTTTCTATGCAGTTTGCTTAAAGGAAAGTGGTAAAGTGATAGGAAATTTGTATTTTGGGAAAGGGGATTTTGATACTTGGGAATTAGGCTATGTATTTAATAGAAAATATCAAGGTAATGGATATGCTTCAGAAAGTTCAAAAGCCTTAATTGATCATGCTTTTGAAAATTTAGGAGTTAGACGAATTATAGCTTTATGTAGTGATAAGAATGAACGTTCTTGGAAATTGATGGAGCGTTTAGGAATGAGACGGGAAGGATTATTTCTGCAAAATGTTACCTTCAAAACTGACGATGATGGACAGCCTATTTGGTTTAATTCATATGAATATGCTATTCTAAAGTCGGAATGGAATAAGTAA
- a CDS encoding alpha/beta fold hydrolase — protein sequence MNDIGNMVFKEFGQQNKPIVVLIHGFLMPWKMWEPQIEEFSKEYHVIVPILEGHQKNNQNIFTSIENNSNQIIDYLEKHNFKEIFAICGLSLGASITVDILGRDRLIVKKAIIDAGITPICVTKIQKTFIVYRSLFETCLVRKSKKMLEMVFKPQDYSRVRVDEIYEMLQHISNDTVKNVYSSIFTYKLPEDLSNIKTEIRYWYGTKEGNQRKRDAEFIIKVFPNAKYQVFDGYAHGQLCVGNPNLYLKYAYSFFYEV from the coding sequence ATGAATGATATAGGGAATATGGTATTTAAGGAATTTGGACAACAAAATAAGCCTATAGTAGTACTTATACATGGCTTTCTTATGCCTTGGAAAATGTGGGAACCACAAATAGAAGAATTTAGTAAAGAATATCATGTGATTGTACCAATTCTAGAAGGACATCAAAAAAATAATCAAAATATATTTACATCTATTGAAAACAATTCAAATCAAATTATAGATTATTTAGAAAAACACAATTTCAAAGAAATTTTTGCTATATGCGGTCTTTCATTAGGAGCATCAATTACTGTGGACATACTTGGTAGAGATAGATTAATTGTTAAGAAGGCAATTATTGATGCTGGAATTACACCTATATGTGTCACTAAAATACAAAAGACATTTATAGTATACAGAAGTCTTTTTGAAACCTGTTTAGTGAGGAAGAGCAAAAAAATGTTGGAAATGGTATTTAAGCCACAGGACTATTCAAGGGTACGAGTTGATGAAATTTATGAGATGCTTCAGCATATATCAAATGATACTGTTAAGAATGTATATTCTTCTATATTTACGTATAAATTGCCTGAAGATTTGTCTAATATTAAAACTGAAATAAGATATTGGTATGGTACGAAAGAAGGAAATCAAAGAAAGAGGGATGCTGAATTTATTATAAAGGTATTTCCAAATGCAAAATATCAGGTATTTGATGGTTATGCTCATGGACAACTTTGTGTGGGAAATCCCAATTTGTATTTAAAATATGCATATAGTTTTTTTTATGAAGTATAA
- a CDS encoding histidine phosphatase family protein, whose protein sequence is MSNKCNGKVILYLMRHGQTILNKARRTQGWCDAVLTKEGIEVAINAGLGLSDTNFKSVYSSDLGRAATTAGIVIKENKASEHLELRKLEGLREVYFGKYEGEHEEIMLRDILSYLNVSSFAEAEEKYDFQKEYCNVCATLDETNEAENYDSAISRVMRTMNAICSENAKDNGGNVLVVAHGGIIRLIIDHLDKSFNIREMDNAGISKIIYEDGKFTVESVNDSSYSEKGKAIRNIMV, encoded by the coding sequence ATGAGTAATAAATGTAATGGAAAAGTAATTTTATATTTAATGAGACATGGACAAACTATTTTAAATAAAGCTAGAAGAACTCAAGGGTGGTGTGATGCAGTTCTTACAAAGGAAGGAATTGAGGTGGCTATAAATGCTGGATTAGGTCTTAGTGATACTAATTTTAAATCAGTTTATAGCAGTGATTTAGGAAGAGCTGCAACAACTGCAGGAATTGTTATAAAAGAGAATAAAGCAAGTGAACATTTAGAGTTAAGAAAACTCGAAGGATTAAGAGAGGTTTACTTTGGAAAATATGAAGGTGAGCATGAAGAAATCATGCTTAGAGATATTCTAAGTTATCTTAACGTAAGCTCTTTTGCTGAAGCAGAAGAAAAATATGATTTCCAAAAAGAATACTGCAATGTATGTGCAACTTTAGATGAAACAAATGAAGCAGAGAATTATGATAGTGCTATATCAAGAGTTATGAGGACCATGAATGCTATATGTTCAGAAAATGCTAAAGATAATGGAGGAAATGTACTTGTTGTTGCGCATGGAGGAATAATTAGATTGATTATAGATCACTTAGACAAAAGTTTTAATATAAGAGAAATGGACAATGCAGGTATCTCTAAGATTATATATGAGGATGGGAAATTTACAGTTGAATCTGTAAATGATAGTAGTTATAGCGAAAAAGGTAAGGCTATTAGAAATATAATGGTTTAA
- a CDS encoding histidine phosphatase family protein translates to MKNIICVQHTQSIHHTNGMIGSWTDWDLSELGIRQADNIGKALKSEIQDNQYVIYSSDLKRAAQTANKIASHLKVQPILKKELRELNLGSAVGKSVEWFKNSMLSRNDSVCEVDYRFLEDAESQRELYIRVKAFLDDILCKENENIIIVSHGDTLRMLFYIWMYNSLDDFENRKFGGVAGGVSMLCEDQNGKRIIKKLNDVSYINYQQ, encoded by the coding sequence ATGAAAAACATAATTTGTGTTCAACATACACAATCAATACATCATACTAATGGTATGATAGGTTCTTGGACAGATTGGGATTTAAGTGAGTTAGGAATTAGACAAGCGGATAATATAGGTAAAGCTCTAAAAAGTGAAATACAAGATAATCAATATGTAATTTATTCATCAGATTTAAAACGAGCAGCTCAAACAGCAAATAAAATAGCAAGTCATTTAAAAGTTCAGCCTATATTAAAGAAAGAATTAAGAGAACTGAATTTGGGAAGTGCAGTTGGCAAGTCTGTTGAATGGTTTAAGAATAGTATGCTTTCAAGAAACGATAGTGTTTGTGAAGTGGATTATAGATTTTTAGAGGATGCAGAATCTCAGAGAGAGTTATATATTCGTGTAAAAGCATTTTTAGACGATATTTTATGTAAAGAAAACGAAAATATTATAATTGTTTCTCATGGTGATACACTAAGAATGTTATTTTATATTTGGATGTATAATTCATTAGACGATTTTGAAAATAGAAAGTTTGGTGGAGTTGCAGGTGGAGTATCAATGCTTTGTGAGGATCAAAACGGTAAAAGAATAATTAAGAAGCTTAATGATGTATCCTATATAAATTATCAGCAATAA
- a CDS encoding excinuclease ABC subunit UvrA, with product MDDFITIKGAKIHNLKNIDVRIPKNKLTVITGVSGSGKSSLAFDTLYEEGKRRYLLFSGTQFMVDTASSFQSITGLSPTVAVEQRIIRQSNPRSTVGTRTKISNMLAIFFSTFGKRNEAFDDGIPLSMEMFQKNSPKGMCVKCLGKGQIYKIDEEKLFGNRSKAIDELVFELAKRGTTRKMMDSFCKYYGVSINQKTSTLSEEQFNALKYGDGGKTAFPGFMQWIMQVINSPSSRLKYLLTEDGSLTYVSCPKCGGTGLGQQAIHTTVGGKTIADLENMHIKDLLNYLKLQKDISLGSNLLNDIIIKLECMVDVGLHHLSLSRPVPTLSGGEIQRLFLASFIIAEMDSIIFIFDEPTIGLHEVEKEKLISIIKNLVCRGNTVVAVEHDENFMKAADYIIDIGPNAGIYGGQRVFQGTLDEFMTCNNSKTAPYLAGSKKFTVKTEYKPINVDKILTLENASLHNLHNITVDFPLGLIIGVAGVSGSGKSSLIADTLVPKLKELLKTKFIGEQEDDEDKAYENYSDVAIKGIENIGKCVVVDQKAIGRSRTSCPATYVGIFDRIRKLLANTDEAKENGYKEGLFSVNSQGGCRVCKGDGVVHYHVGYGNFIDLECESCGGTGFVEEAMEVKLKGKNIREILAMSVLEAVDFFRDIDKPIYNMLSILSQVGLGYLKLGQQTPTISGGEAQRIKLAKELGKRQSKNSVYILDEPTTGLSFDDTEKLINLLQKLGNNGNTIIITEHDPIVLSNCDYIIELGPGGGSDGGYIIATGTPEELKENNKSIIGRYLQ from the coding sequence ATGGATGATTTCATTACTATAAAAGGTGCTAAAATTCATAATTTAAAAAATATAGATGTTAGGATACCTAAAAACAAACTTACTGTTATTACAGGTGTTTCTGGAAGTGGAAAGTCTAGTCTTGCTTTTGATACTTTGTATGAAGAGGGGAAAAGACGATATCTTTTGTTTTCAGGTACACAATTTATGGTGGATACTGCTTCAAGTTTTCAAAGTATTACTGGGTTGTCACCTACAGTTGCTGTTGAACAGAGGATAATTCGTCAGTCAAATCCAAGAAGTACTGTTGGAACTCGTACCAAAATTAGTAACATGCTTGCTATATTCTTTTCTACATTTGGTAAGCGTAATGAAGCGTTTGATGATGGAATTCCACTTTCTATGGAGATGTTTCAGAAGAATTCTCCTAAAGGAATGTGTGTTAAGTGTTTAGGTAAGGGGCAAATATATAAAATAGATGAAGAAAAGCTTTTTGGTAATAGATCAAAGGCTATAGATGAGTTGGTTTTTGAACTTGCTAAACGTGGAACTACAAGAAAAATGATGGATTCATTTTGTAAATATTATGGAGTTTCTATAAATCAAAAGACTAGTACTTTATCTGAAGAACAATTCAATGCTTTGAAGTATGGTGATGGTGGTAAGACTGCTTTTCCGGGGTTTATGCAATGGATAATGCAAGTTATAAATAGTCCAAGCAGTAGGTTGAAGTATTTATTAACTGAAGATGGAAGTTTAACTTATGTTAGTTGTCCTAAATGTGGTGGAACAGGTCTTGGTCAACAGGCAATTCATACGACTGTTGGTGGTAAAACTATTGCTGATTTAGAAAACATGCATATTAAAGATTTGCTAAATTATCTAAAATTACAAAAGGATATCTCACTTGGATCTAATCTATTGAATGATATAATAATAAAACTTGAATGTATGGTGGATGTTGGATTGCATCATTTATCACTTTCCCGTCCTGTTCCAACCCTTTCTGGTGGAGAAATACAGAGATTATTTTTAGCTTCATTTATAATTGCTGAAATGGATTCTATAATATTTATTTTTGATGAGCCTACAATTGGGTTACATGAGGTTGAAAAGGAAAAACTTATAAGCATAATTAAAAATTTAGTATGCAGAGGGAATACTGTTGTAGCAGTTGAGCATGATGAAAATTTTATGAAAGCAGCAGATTATATTATTGATATAGGTCCAAATGCAGGTATATATGGAGGTCAGAGAGTATTTCAAGGAACATTGGATGAGTTTATGACCTGCAACAATTCCAAAACAGCTCCATACTTAGCTGGAAGTAAGAAGTTTACTGTTAAGACAGAATATAAACCTATTAATGTAGATAAAATCCTTACATTAGAAAATGCAAGTCTTCATAACCTGCATAATATAACTGTAGATTTTCCATTGGGTCTTATCATTGGAGTTGCAGGTGTTTCAGGTAGCGGAAAATCAAGTCTTATTGCAGATACTCTGGTTCCAAAATTAAAGGAGCTTTTGAAAACTAAGTTTATAGGTGAGCAAGAGGATGATGAGGATAAAGCTTATGAAAACTATAGTGATGTTGCTATTAAAGGAATAGAGAATATAGGTAAGTGTGTTGTAGTTGATCAAAAAGCTATAGGAAGAAGCAGAACTTCCTGTCCTGCAACTTATGTTGGAATTTTTGATAGAATTAGAAAACTTCTTGCCAATACTGATGAAGCTAAGGAAAATGGATATAAAGAAGGCTTATTCAGTGTTAATTCTCAAGGGGGATGCAGGGTGTGTAAAGGTGATGGAGTAGTTCATTATCATGTTGGATATGGTAATTTCATTGACCTTGAATGTGAAAGTTGTGGTGGAACAGGTTTTGTTGAAGAAGCAATGGAAGTTAAGCTTAAGGGGAAGAATATTAGAGAAATTCTTGCAATGAGTGTTTTGGAAGCAGTAGATTTTTTCAGAGATATTGATAAACCTATATATAATATGCTTTCAATATTATCTCAGGTTGGATTAGGTTATTTAAAGCTGGGTCAACAAACACCTACTATTTCTGGAGGTGAAGCTCAGAGAATAAAACTTGCTAAGGAGCTTGGAAAGAGACAGAGTAAGAACAGTGTATATATTTTAGATGAACCAACAACTGGATTGTCTTTTGATGATACTGAGAAGCTTATTAATTTGCTTCAGAAACTCGGAAATAATGGCAATACTATTATAATCACAGAACATGATCCTATAGTTCTTAGTAATTGTGATTATATAATTGAACTAGGCCCTGGTGGTGGTAGTGATGGGGGATATATAATTGCTACAGGTACTCCAGAAGAATTAAAAGAAAATAATAAATCTATTATAGGCAGGTACTTACAATGA
- a CDS encoding GNAT family N-acetyltransferase, whose protein sequence is MIEYKNLTLKNYFSLKKMYGKGKEFNQLNDELADNFQKSNFLSFLMSNQIIKLIKVNKKYIGYVWYENIYEDIYLIRDLYIPNKSFKYFDSLDINNMHFLYESYTSSKCNEILSKLNFFQKDISDLMVLSMDKINIAESKDAEEYEVFQRDYHENIRCELQNSIFDSNSRIPLTLDDVYFDEEQDYYIENACIFIKENDTYVGMGQIINLNNKLTVVNFGIRKEFRNKGYGKKLMNRILYSCTDIGKAFDKREVYIRVSKENPIAYSLYEDLGFKYVDSIISWEF, encoded by the coding sequence ATGATAGAATATAAAAATTTAACACTAAAAAATTATTTTTCATTAAAAAAAATGTATGGTAAAGGTAAAGAATTTAATCAACTAAATGATGAATTAGCAGATAATTTTCAAAAATCAAATTTTTTAAGTTTTCTTATGTCTAATCAAATCATTAAATTGATAAAAGTAAATAAAAAATATATTGGATATGTATGGTATGAAAATATATATGAGGATATATATTTAATCAGAGATTTATACATACCAAATAAGTCTTTTAAATATTTTGATTCACTTGACATTAATAATATGCATTTTTTATATGAAAGTTACACTAGTTCAAAATGTAATGAAATTCTTTCAAAGCTTAATTTTTTTCAAAAGGATATTAGTGATTTAATGGTTCTTTCTATGGATAAGATAAATATTGCAGAATCAAAGGATGCAGAGGAGTATGAAGTGTTTCAAAGAGACTATCATGAGAACATAAGATGTGAATTACAGAACAGTATTTTTGATAGTAATTCAAGAATTCCTTTAACTTTGGATGACGTGTATTTTGATGAAGAACAAGATTATTATATTGAGAATGCATGTATCTTTATTAAAGAAAATGATACATACGTCGGTATGGGGCAGATTATTAACCTAAATAATAAACTCACAGTTGTAAACTTTGGAATAAGAAAAGAATTTAGAAACAAGGGTTATGGAAAAAAGCTAATGAATAGGATTTTATATTCTTGCACTGATATAGGTAAAGCATTTGATAAGAGAGAAGTCTATATTAGAGTTAGTAAAGAAAATCCTATAGCTTATTCTTTATATGAAGATTTAGGGTTTAAGTATGTAGACTCGATAATAAGTTGGGAGTTCTAA
- a CDS encoding aminoglycoside phosphotransferase family protein encodes MDDLWERSICFYNIELQEIREIFKEYDRNFEILDFTPINIGCRNSNYKVDTNKGSFLLRICPINDTKYKKEQKISELFSEVLNVPKLLFVSGNNSKKRVCLIYDYIYGISLQSLVLKAGKFGERIINQVAKSAAFIHSYDFEKSEEFNDNYPPFLTWYELFLNNEWASARLGSDIKNRVKQLILDKQNELKLIDEYNSFIHADFRPANMIIDKDNDIWVVDWEFAGFGHSLADIGQFFRYSNCFEKSQILKFREVYNSFAKKSLPSNWYELSKLRDLVNPLQMLGGEEELPEKYKDLKKLVIETLNYFGY; translated from the coding sequence ATGGATGATTTATGGGAACGTTCAATATGTTTTTATAATATAGAACTTCAAGAAATAAGAGAAATATTTAAAGAATATGATAGAAATTTTGAAATACTAGATTTTACACCGATAAATATTGGCTGTAGAAATAGTAATTATAAAGTAGATACAAATAAAGGTTCATTTTTATTAAGAATTTGTCCTATAAATGATACAAAATATAAGAAAGAACAGAAAATTAGTGAACTGTTTTCCGAAGTATTAAATGTACCAAAATTATTATTTGTATCTGGGAATAATTCTAAAAAAAGAGTTTGCTTAATATATGATTATATTTACGGTATTTCACTTCAAAGCTTAGTATTGAAGGCAGGAAAATTTGGTGAAAGAATTATAAATCAGGTAGCTAAAAGTGCTGCATTTATACACAGTTATGATTTTGAGAAAAGTGAGGAGTTCAATGATAATTATCCACCATTTTTAACATGGTATGAGTTATTTTTAAATAATGAATGGGCTTCAGCACGTCTTGGTAGTGATATTAAAAACAGAGTGAAACAACTTATATTAGATAAACAAAATGAATTAAAGCTAATAGATGAATATAATAGCTTCATTCATGCAGATTTTAGGCCAGCTAATATGATAATTGACAAAGACAACGATATTTGGGTTGTAGATTGGGAATTTGCAGGATTTGGTCACAGTTTAGCAGATATAGGTCAATTTTTTAGATATTCAAACTGCTTTGAAAAGTCACAAATATTAAAATTTCGAGAGGTATACAATAGTTTTGCAAAAAAATCTTTGCCATCCAATTGGTATGAATTGAGTAAGCTTAGGGATTTGGTGAATCCATTACAAATGTTAGGTGGTGAAGAAGAACTTCCAGAAAAATATAAGGATTTAAAGAAGCTTGTCATTGAGACTTTAAATTATTTTGGGTATTAA